Within Paramormyrops kingsleyae isolate MSU_618 chromosome 24, PKINGS_0.4, whole genome shotgun sequence, the genomic segment TCAATTCTGGGACTGCTGTTTGCAGACACACTGCAGTGTTACAGCTGCCAGACTTAAGTTGATCTAATGCTGTCTCAGTGCAGTCTGACTGCCAAGATGACTGTAATTATCTAGCAACATCCTCCTTTCGAGATCTCAGATCTTACAATGCAAAGAAGTGAAAAAAATTACACAACACACAgaccttttaaaaatattaattattattacgGGTATGCATGTCTTACAAAATGCTTTGCAATAAATCGAGAAAATAAGTATAAACGTTTCAAGTGAGAAACTATATGGGAACAAATAAGCGTAACATACAAAGTTTTATATACACAGAACAGAATTAAGACAAAATACATATATagcataaattaaaaaaaaaagagttataTACATTTCCTTTTTGGGCACAAAAACAATTGTCAGTATGTAAGTCACTGCAGGCGGTTACAAAACGGTGGATATGCTTTACAGATTTCGAAAAACATCCCATTTCATAATTTGCTCTGATACAGAAGCATTTACTTCTATAAAAGCAGCGGAGTTTCCTTCTTTGACTGTATATCTCTTGATTGCATGTCCAGTTTAACTGGCTTACCGACAGCGTCAAATGACTCCTAAAATGGACAAAGAAGGGATCTGTGTTTGCTGACAGCGAACCTGATCCTTAACGAGCTAATGATGCCATTAAAGACAAATCTGACAGATTCATCGCCACCGTTCTGATCAGTACATTTATGCAATAGATAAGAAATCTGCTAAAAGCCAGTTACAAAAGGCTTTTAAAACTCATGACAGAGGTCGGTCCCAGTATGACCACACTTCTGTCTGATTTGGTATTTATCCGTCTGCAGACTACCGGCGGTCCGAAAATCACAAATGAAAATCCTTTGGTACAAAGCTTTGGAAAACCTGAATTGGAAGAGAAACAAGGAATCCGTAACAGTGGggggaaaaacaaaaagagGCAAATTTGGACCCCCAAAGGTGAGTTTTGCCCCAAAGGAGGGCGTGGCCTGATCCCGAGAAGCTTAGGGTTCCTTGAGGAGAAGCTCCCTTGGgccggtcatgtgacctggctttaaaataaataaataaataaataacaattgTGTGTGGTTAtaggagaaagaaaaaaacaacaccaCTAGTGTCATGTCACCTTGCGGTGACTTTATATGACATTACAGTTACAGAATCAAATGGCCCACAGCCTAACTTTCTCCCGCTTCCAAGCACGTCTGTTAAGGTAATGGTTACAATTAGCAAGTAGaaacagaagaagaagaatagtGATAAGCACCATAGTTTGTTCCAGTCTCTCCACTGTAAAGCAGATATTTTGGTAAGTTATCCTTATAGCCCCCAGGGGGCGCACTATTGCCATCCGCCCCCCCgaccgcctccccccccccagccccggaGTCAGCAGAAGCCGGAGGCCCGATCCAACGCGCCGCTCAGCGCCACGCTCTCCCTCAGCCCGCACAGCTGCTCCTCGCCCAGCCGGATCTTGTCCTCCAGCTGCCGCTGCTCCACCAGCAGGGCGGCCTTCATCTTGACGAAGTGGCTGTAGTCGCGGAGCTGCTCCGGGGCCAGGCTGCGGCCCAGCGCCCGGCACACCGCCTGCTCCCGCCGCTCCACGTGCTCCTTCAGCTCCTGAGCCTCCCCCAGCTGGCCGAGGAGCTGCTGCTTTTTCTGCAGGAGACTGAGCTGTGGAGGGAGGCGCAAACTAGCTGAGAGTGTTCAGACGTGTGGAGGGAGTCGCAAACTAGCTGAGAGTGTTCAGACGTGTGGAGGGAGGCGCAAACTAGCTGAGAGTGTTCAGACGTGTGGAGGGAGGCGCAAACTAGCTGAGAGTGTTCAGGCGTGTGGAGGGAGGCGCAAACTAGCTGAGAGTGTTCAGGTGTAGAAAAGGACTAGAATACATACAaattaacacaataaaaagaaaagattttcttctgttctccaaaaaatgACTGATATCTggttggacggctagatgaactttgcttcagttcccaaacctctcctcaggggtgCCCCAGTCATCCCACGTgtctgttaaatttcaccaccagctcacttaattaattaatttaatttgtgaaATAATTTGATGAGCTATTAATTAGCCGAACATAAAACGCTAGTGTTTGAGTTAATAAGTACATGGGTTTATTCGATGGTTACCGCAagtactggggtgattttacgaaaggttttaaaaagtcaacaaaaagacatgaaattattttattttttttacaccgACATGAagataattttctttgactccctaagacttttgcacattaCCGATTCCCCCTTTTGCAAGTTTTAAATACCATTATATCTAGGCGTTTACTTTAGACAAACTTGTTCCGGTGGTTCCTTAAAGATTACAGAACTACGCAGGCACTGAATCGCGCAAAGAACATTGTGAGCCACTATCTACCAAAGAGGCACTGAGTGTCCAGAACGCACTCAATGCTGAGATTATCAAGCAAACAGTATGATTACTTGTTGATGCATGATTATTCCCTAACAGATCTGCTTGCTCTGTATAAAGACAACGAGGCAGTAGGAATcagggacacccccccccccccccccggctcgcTTACCCGCTCCTGGGGCCCGCAGTCCGCGCCCAGACTCTCCAGGTTGCTCTCCACGCGCAGCAGCCTCCCGGACAGCGACAGCAACAGGCTCACCACCATGTCCAGGTCCCCGATGAACATGCGGTACTTGTCAACCTCGCCCGGCTTGCACACGGCCAGCACCAGCGCCTCCACCTCTTCTCCGAGCTGGTAGTTGGCTTGGATGTCCTCGCGCAGGCCTTGCTGAGCTTCTCGCAGCACGTCCAGCTTCTTCTCCAGGCTCTCGATCAGCTGCTGCTGCCAGGAGGACCGCGTGAGATATACGCCAGCGCATGTGGGAGTCGAGGCTCTGAACGTGGACGTGCGCGGCGCTCTGCTTCAGGTACGGCATACGGTACAATGCGGGAGACACTGTGTGACTGCAACGCTCTGCTGATCCCTAATCTAGGGGGATTCTCATAGCTTTGTACAGGTGCCAGGCAAACTCATCATTTCCTGCATCTACTTCATTTGATTCGATTTGGCACCGTGGATCGCTGTGGTTAGTACCACAGCCACGTtggcagggttgtggggtcaaaTCCCACCCTCTGttccatgtttgtgtgtgtaacaaCAAATGGTttggtgaactggtgtctcaaACCAGAGTTAGAGACTGTGAGCCCTGCAACGCACAGCCGTCCTGTCCAGACTGTCCCCTGCCTGATGTTCTGTGTCTTGTGACAcccttgtactggataagcaagtgcttatggatggatggatggatgccttTCCTGCTGCAGGCGCTGTTACCTTCTTATAGGAGAGCTCGTGATCTTCCTCATCCTCCCCAAAGCTCGTCTGTTCCTTCATTTTGGTAAGAAGCTGCGCTTTGGCAGCAGAGGTGCCGTAATATGACAAGCACCTGCTCCCTGGGCCTGGAGGATGGAAGGGGGGCCGCCTGGCCCTCCTGAGATGGGGGTGCGAGTGAGACAGGCATTGTAAGTCCACCTTAAATAGTTCACACTTTACTTTTCCTTGTACACTTTCATGCTGGGGATTGTGCGGGCAGCTTTTGCTCATACTGGATGTGGATGTGGATGTGGATGTGGATGGCTGCAGCCCAcctgaccagcagagggcagatgtattgcaacaaacacaagTAGTGTAGTGATAGGGGTAAACTTTTATCAACAGTCTTAAAGTTAGTAGTCACGGCTGATTGTAGTATTACGGTAATAAGGCAACACACAGTATTCTGAAATTCTTACGACAAAATTAGCCAGGACTCTAACGCCCTGATCCACTCTGCGGATTTTATGGCAAAGATTTCAAAATGCCGAAATAGTACTGATTTTTAGAATACCGGATTACtcggtataatgtctggacagtattAGGCTTGTGGGTACCTCCAACCCTCCTCATACAGCTGGTCACCATTACcactacaacaacaacaacgactATTCTTCTTCTACTCTATCGTCGTGGACCGCTGATTTGTGAAAGTCCacgctgccacctactggacaCCTATTCAATTAAGTTGTtgattcaaatcccagagtcagttgagtgatgtcaccgtaGACCCCGGAGCTAAGCCCCTAATCCCAATCGCTCCTGGAGCCGTCTGACCTGCTTCCTTAGAAAATATATGTCACTCTGTatgaaagcatctgctaaataaatgaggTGTATTGTGAAATGCTCTCACCTTTCCAAGGTGTCGACGCTGAGCTCCAGCCCGCTCCTGCCTCCCCTCCAGACCTCTCTGCTCACGTCCCCTCCTCCACCCTGTGGGAGAAGCTCCTCCAAGAGCTTGGCTCCTGCCGACTCCCCGGCACCCCCACACCAGACTTCTGCCGCAGGGCCAGGGGGGGCCGCCAGTGCGCCTGTGGATAAGGGACCGCCTTCTGGGACCATGTCTATGTCGGTCTCCAGCACGGCCCCAGGGCGTGCCGAAGCCCGAGGCTGCCCCTCGGCCAAGCTGCCCGCCGCTTCTGCTGCCTGGGGCGTATCGATGTCCGTCTCCAAGGGCTCTTCCTCCACCCTGCCAGCTTCCAGATGAACGGGGCCTAAACTTGGCTCTGCGTCGTTGGATGTCTCAGGGCTCCCTGAGGGGCGGATCTCCGGGGAGAACTGCACCATGGACAGGTCCTTTTCCGTCACACTCTGACTGTTGACTTTCTTGTGCTTGGTCCCAGCCCAAGAGCCCAGATGGATGGGATCTGAGAGCCAGGCTGGTTCCTGCTCTGGTTCCTGCTCTGCGTTCCTGCCACTTTCTGACACAGACAACCTGTAGGACATTTACAGCCTATGACATACATTCACATGccagaaaaaaactgtaaatcaaATAACCTGGCAAATGTAATCCGTAACTCTTTGCcagcaataaaatatataaagtaaCAGTGATTAATGTTAATGAATGAGATCTACATAGAGCAGATCACGGATAATCTGTGTAAATAAGAGCACAGGCTCTCATTTACACAGATCTCAGGCATGACTTGTGACTTTCTGTTGCATGTTCCTCTACATGCTTGCTATTTTGTGTGCTGTTTTATGTTCTGAATGTGTTCactatagaaaaaaaacacacacacacaattttttCCACTCTTTTTTTCTTCAGCTCGTGCTGAGCTCGGGGTCAGCATTAGCTGCCTCACACCCAGCGCGAAACACGTGGCTGCTTTAATGGGGGGAAGCCGCTCACCTCGCACACGGCGCCGCCCGCGAAGGGGCCTCCCCCACCGGGACGGCCGGTCTGCAGGTCTCCTGCAGGACGGTGACACTCCCCGGGCCATCACTAAGGGGCAGGCTGTAGGAGCGCTGTCGGGCCACATCAAGGTACCCAGCATGCTCCTGGGGCCGAGACGGGTATGGGGTTTCCTCGGCaggggaaaaggggcaggaAATCAAGCTCTGGTGAGATGCCCTCCTGCGGTAGAACTTCTCCCAGTCGGGAGGGGGCGGGCGTGGTGGGGGCACCCCCTTCTTGCGAGCCGCGATGCCGCTTTCTGTCGGTTTTTCCGCCTCGGATATGTGAATTGTTACAGCGTTTGTCTGAAGCCGCCGTGCCAGGTGGATGCTGCCCTCTGACAAGGCCCGCCCGCGCTGTGCGTGCTGAGCTGCATGTTCCTTTGTATCGCATGCACGCCGTGTCTCAACTACACCAAAGTTATCGCAGTGTGGCAGTGTAGCGCCGTCTGGTGGCCGGAGGCCAGACCTACAATTAAGTAAATCCCTGAAAAAAAGGACAAACAACCAAAAGTGagttattataattattattagggttattatgatttattagAGAATGATTAAAGTTTAAAACATAAAGAACTAAAGAAAGAATGTGCATGAAACCTACCATATTTTATGGAGCTAAAGGGAAGGATTCTTACCTCTCTGTCAGACTTAAATTTCTActgagttttgttttttccatcATCTTCATGGGATGTACCTACAGGAAGGATTTACAGAATGAAAAATAAGGACCGTACCATTAAAATGACCAATAaattaatgatcattttattgtTAACAACTAAACAACGAAAATTACATCTAAAATGGTTTGATAATGATTAAGAAAATGCTTATTCAAATCCTATTCATGCTGAAATCCTTATATTCATAAATTCAAAGTAACCACCATAATTCAGCACATAGAGAGCATTACAAACACATCCTAATAGAGTATCTTTGAATGACAAGTTGATGAACTTTTATATATTCCCTGTACTAGCAAACCATTTGTGTGCTGGGACTCCTCAAAAGACAAGATTTATTGCCCCCAGCACATCTGGTTATGCTAAGGAGAAGTGCTCTCCCTGGGGGTCACAGAAGAAAGTGGCAAATGGGAATCAGTGTTGCTCTAAACCAAAGGCCTTCATCTGAAAGTATCTGAGGCAGGAAAAATGGACTGGAGCCTAGAGGAAACAGAACTACAAGCAATGAATATCAACACTCAGAAATTCACCAGGGGCCGATTTACACGGAGGAGCCATCTGATTTTTATAAGAATCAAATTTGGAATTTATTACTCACGGTCTTTAATGGTAATGCTACAACCCAACTCTGAAAGCGAGACGGGACTTTTCACCATCAGTTTTGCCCCTGGTATTTTGTAAATGCACTAGAATGTTCCTGAAACCTGTGCCGTTTGATGAAATACAGGCCCAGCAAAGGAGGaggagggctgaattcaaacaGAGCTACATTCCGGCCAGCTGACATGGATATATGCACAGAAAGGAACCGGCGATTTCAGGCACATACCTCCCTCAGTGCTTTCTTAGACTGTTGTTGGTACAGAGGTGACACTGCGGGGACCACGGCCCGTGATTCTAACAGCTAATCTCCCCTAAAGAAAAGCCGCTAACCCATGGAGACACAGCACACTCTACCACACACTCACCTCCAGCGGAGCCCTGCACGTCTGCTTCTGTCCCGGTTTCTCCTGAGGGCTGATCTGATTACCCAAGCATGAGGAGGGGAGACGGAGACTGTTCTCATCAATACGGGAAAACTGTTTGATCTCCAGTACTTCGGGATTGTCAAATCGATTACCACCGTAGTGGCTATTCAGGCTGGGCCGGGTTATCTCCTGATCAGCACCGCAGCTGCCGGACAGAGTTCTCCTCGCTTCTTGGAGTTGGTGGTATAAGACGTCATCACCTACATCTCCCTGGTAGGAATAGCGCCTCTGGTTTGCTTCTGTTCTCCGTCCAGGAGTCTCCATCTTGGCTTGCTCCAGGTTTCTCCGTTGCATATCCGGCCTTTGCCGGTAACTGGTCGGACCGGGCTGGCTTAACACAGGCACGCTCCGGCTGGTCTCCTCAAAGAACTTTCTGCGGTCTGCGAAAGGAGGGATGTCAGTATTTTCCAGTTTAGACCAGGAGTGAGGCTTAGTCACTGGTTTAGTACTTTCTTCCGACGTTCTGCTGCCAGCAGTCCAGGACGGCTCCGTCTCCCGCGTCCAACGCCACCGCCGTGGTTTTCCTGCTGGTCCCGGCTCCTCCACCACTCTGGTGTGGCAGGGCCCAGCTCGCTGCGTGTGCTGGGAGCCCCAACTGGGGTCTCCTAAACTACTGTGACCTTTGGTGCTGGAAGTTGGAGGAGCAGCCATTTTGCTGGATACCGCTGCGATGTCGGAGGACGCACCAAGGCTATGCTGCTCCCCccactcctcctcctccagggGCTCCTCACCTTGCAGGAGGTTGGCCGAGTCTCTGCACTTCAGCAGCTGTGCCTTTTTACGCTGAATCTCATTGCGCAGATTCGTGGCGAAGCGCTCGCTGCGTCGGAGGGATTTGGACAGGCGGCGCTGCCTAGAGCAGTCCTGCCTGCCCACTTGAATTAGGGACTCTCTATCCCTGTATCCTTCTCTGTCTTGTTTCTCCTGCTCAAGAGCGTCTCTGCTGGCTACCGTGTATAGACCTCTGCAATCTTCTTCTAGAGCCGCAGGTTCCACTGGCTGGGGATGCTCTGCAGGTTCTTCTCCAGGCGCGGTAAGAGGGGAGCACCACGTTTGGTGAGTACAGAGCAGGCTTGCGGTAGATTGGGCAGCTTCTCCCTCTGCCTGTGGATCCTCTGGCTCAGAAGCTGCGACCGAGCCGGGTGTGGAGCACCTGCTGCTGGACCACTTCTCCAGAGGCATTGTATTTTTGCCAGATTCGGTCTCTGGATCTTCTTCACAGTGTAGTGAAGATCTGGCCCATGGACCATGAGGGTGCAAGTCGCTGTCCAGCCTGGGGCTGCCGGAGAGGCTCAGCGTGGACAGCTCTGTGGACAGCAGGGAGTCGGGGGCGCTGTGCCTGTGACTCGCCGCACCGTGCTTTTTCTTGGGGGCCTTGGGTAAGCTGCAGGGGGGCTGCACACTCTCCCTCACACCCCCACTGGGAGGATCCAGAGGGCAAAGAGAAGGGGAGGGTGACAGACCTGGTTGCAGGTGGGAGGCAGAGAGGTTCTCCTTGCAAGGCGTACGTTGGCTGCAGTCGCAGGCCTCCAGCTCTGAGTTGAAGCTGTAGTACTGATCCAGTGAGCATTCCTGCTGGCAGGGCTTACTGTCTGCCAACTTGCACGGAGTCGCAGCTGAGCTCCGGTCCTGGATTTCTATGGGATCCTCAACCCAACATCCGGCGATGCCCGAGATATCGACGGGAGCGGAAAGGCAGCGCTGCTCGGCGGCCCGCGGCCGACCCCGGGTGGCCCGGAAGCTATCCCTCCTCACGGGAGGCTGTGGGGGCACCCTGGCAGGAGTGGAGGGGCCCCGCTCCTCCTCGTAGCCATACGAGGAAGGCCGAGCCCGAGCTTCTGGGCGTCTGCAGGAGGAGTAGCTCTTCCTGTTGGGCTCCTCGGGGAAGAGGCCCGCATCGCCGTCGGGGTCTTGGCAGCGCCCGTCGGCATAGCGACAGGAGCCCAGGCTATGGAAGAGGCTGTCCACGGAGCTGCCGTCTTCCTGCCGGAGGGAGACCGTGTAGTCGGAGGTGTTGGAGCTGGCGGAGAAGGAGCTGTACGCGGAGTCCCGCTTGTTGCTGAAGATGACGGGGTCGACGGGCGACAGCTGGCTGTCACAGCAGCCCTGGCAGGGGGGGTCCAGGC encodes:
- the LOC111856902 gene encoding protein Shroom4 isoform X2; the protein is MQLHSGPFGVPWPPAGESSDLSMQWSQLSRYCSTDRSSSLGSMESLDPPCQGCCDSQLSPVDPVIFSNKRDSAYSSFSASSNTSDYTVSLRQEDGSSVDSLFHSLGSCRYADGRCQDPDGDAGLFPEEPNRKSYSSCRRPEARARPSSYGYEEERGPSTPARVPPQPPVRRDSFRATRGRPRAAEQRCLSAPVDISGIAGCWVEDPIEIQDRSSAATPCKLADSKPCQQECSLDQYYSFNSELEACDCSQRTPCKENLSASHLQPGLSPSPSLCPLDPPSGGVRESVQPPCSLPKAPKKKHGAASHRHSAPDSLLSTELSTLSLSGSPRLDSDLHPHGPWARSSLHCEEDPETESGKNTMPLEKWSSSRCSTPGSVAASEPEDPQAEGEAAQSTASLLCTHQTWCSPLTAPGEEPAEHPQPVEPAALEEDCRGLYTVASRDALEQEKQDREGYRDRESLIQVGRQDCSRQRRLSKSLRRSERFATNLRNEIQRKKAQLLKCRDSANLLQGEEPLEEEEWGEQHSLGASSDIAAVSSKMAAPPTSSTKGHSSLGDPSWGSQHTQRAGPCHTRVVEEPGPAGKPRRWRWTRETEPSWTAGSRTSEESTKPVTKPHSWSKLENTDIPPFADRRKFFEETSRSVPVLSQPGPTSYRQRPDMQRRNLEQAKMETPGRRTEANQRRYSYQGDVGDDVLYHQLQEARRTLSGSCGADQEITRPSLNSHYGGNRFDNPEVLEIKQFSRIDENSLRLPSSCLGNQISPQEKPGQKQTCRAPLEVHPMKMMEKTKLSRNLSLTERDLLNCRSGLRPPDGATLPHCDNFGVVETRRACDTKEHAAQHAQRGRALSEGSIHLARRLQTNAVTIHISEAEKPTESGIAARKKGVPPPRPPPPDWEKFYRRRASHQSLISCPFSPAEETPYPSRPQEHAGYLDVARQRSYSLPLSDGPGSVTVLQETCRPAVPVGEAPSRAAPCARLSVSESGRNAEQEPEQEPAWLSDPIHLGSWAGTKHKKVNSQSVTEKDLSMVQFSPEIRPSGSPETSNDAEPSLGPVHLEAGRVEEEPLETDIDTPQAAEAAGSLAEGQPRASARPGAVLETDIDMVPEGGPLSTGALAAPPGPAAEVWCGGAGESAGAKLLEELLPQGGGGDVSREVWRGGRSGLELSVDTLERRARRPPFHPPGPGSRCLSYYGTSAAKAQLLTKMKEQTSFGEDEEDHELSYKKQLIESLEKKLDVLREAQQGLREDIQANYQLGEEVEALVLAVCKPGEVDKYRMFIGDLDMVVSLLLSLSGRLLRVESNLESLGADCGPQERLSLLQKKQQLLGQLGEAQELKEHVERREQAVCRALGRSLAPEQLRDYSHFVKMKAALLVEQRQLEDKIRLGEEQLCGLRESVALSGALDRASGFC
- the LOC111856902 gene encoding protein Shroom4 isoform X1 yields the protein METVEQLVSFHHIQVQLQGGAPWGFTLKGGLEHGEPLIITKIEEDGKAAQCKKLRVGDELVNINGSALYGSRQEALILIKSSYRTLRMIVRRRSVPVIRPHSWHLAKLSEPPGADGPPAMQLHSGPFGVPWPPAGESSDLSMQWSQLSRYCSTDRSSSLGSMESLDPPCQGCCDSQLSPVDPVIFSNKRDSAYSSFSASSNTSDYTVSLRQEDGSSVDSLFHSLGSCRYADGRCQDPDGDAGLFPEEPNRKSYSSCRRPEARARPSSYGYEEERGPSTPARVPPQPPVRRDSFRATRGRPRAAEQRCLSAPVDISGIAGCWVEDPIEIQDRSSAATPCKLADSKPCQQECSLDQYYSFNSELEACDCSQRTPCKENLSASHLQPGLSPSPSLCPLDPPSGGVRESVQPPCSLPKAPKKKHGAASHRHSAPDSLLSTELSTLSLSGSPRLDSDLHPHGPWARSSLHCEEDPETESGKNTMPLEKWSSSRCSTPGSVAASEPEDPQAEGEAAQSTASLLCTHQTWCSPLTAPGEEPAEHPQPVEPAALEEDCRGLYTVASRDALEQEKQDREGYRDRESLIQVGRQDCSRQRRLSKSLRRSERFATNLRNEIQRKKAQLLKCRDSANLLQGEEPLEEEEWGEQHSLGASSDIAAVSSKMAAPPTSSTKGHSSLGDPSWGSQHTQRAGPCHTRVVEEPGPAGKPRRWRWTRETEPSWTAGSRTSEESTKPVTKPHSWSKLENTDIPPFADRRKFFEETSRSVPVLSQPGPTSYRQRPDMQRRNLEQAKMETPGRRTEANQRRYSYQGDVGDDVLYHQLQEARRTLSGSCGADQEITRPSLNSHYGGNRFDNPEVLEIKQFSRIDENSLRLPSSCLGNQISPQEKPGQKQTCRAPLEVHPMKMMEKTKLSRNLSLTERDLLNCRSGLRPPDGATLPHCDNFGVVETRRACDTKEHAAQHAQRGRALSEGSIHLARRLQTNAVTIHISEAEKPTESGIAARKKGVPPPRPPPPDWEKFYRRRASHQSLISCPFSPAEETPYPSRPQEHAGYLDVARQRSYSLPLSDGPGSVTVLQETCRPAVPVGEAPSRAAPCARLSVSESGRNAEQEPEQEPAWLSDPIHLGSWAGTKHKKVNSQSVTEKDLSMVQFSPEIRPSGSPETSNDAEPSLGPVHLEAGRVEEEPLETDIDTPQAAEAAGSLAEGQPRASARPGAVLETDIDMVPEGGPLSTGALAAPPGPAAEVWCGGAGESAGAKLLEELLPQGGGGDVSREVWRGGRSGLELSVDTLERRARRPPFHPPGPGSRCLSYYGTSAAKAQLLTKMKEQTSFGEDEEDHELSYKKQLIESLEKKLDVLREAQQGLREDIQANYQLGEEVEALVLAVCKPGEVDKYRMFIGDLDMVVSLLLSLSGRLLRVESNLESLGADCGPQERLSLLQKKQQLLGQLGEAQELKEHVERREQAVCRALGRSLAPEQLRDYSHFVKMKAALLVEQRQLEDKIRLGEEQLCGLRESVALSGALDRASGFC